A region from the uncultured Bacteroides sp. genome encodes:
- a CDS encoding RNA methyltransferase: MRKLKITELNRISAEEFKGVKKLPLVIVLDDIRSLHNIGSVFRTSDAFRIECIYLCGITAVPPHPDMHKTALGAEFSVEWKYVGNAVDAVENLKVQGYEVYSVEQAEGSTMLDEFETDRTKKYAVVFGNEVKGVQQEVINHSHGCIEIPQYGTKHSLNVSVTAGIVLWDLFKKLTIF, from the coding sequence ATGCGAAAATTGAAAATAACCGAATTGAATAGGATAAGTGCGGAAGAATTTAAAGGAGTTAAAAAGCTTCCTTTAGTAATTGTGTTAGATGATATTCGTAGCCTTCATAACATTGGTTCGGTATTTCGTACGTCGGATGCTTTTAGAATAGAATGCATTTATTTGTGTGGAATAACAGCGGTTCCTCCGCATCCTGATATGCATAAAACAGCTTTAGGAGCTGAATTTTCGGTAGAGTGGAAATATGTTGGTAACGCAGTTGATGCTGTTGAAAACTTAAAAGTTCAAGGATATGAGGTATATTCTGTAGAACAAGCCGAAGGGAGTACTATGCTCGATGAATTTGAAACAGACAGAACTAAAAAATATGCCGTAGTATTTGGGAATGAAGTAAAAGGCGTGCAGCAAGAAGTCATCAATCATTCTCACGGTTGTATAGAAATACCTCAATACGGCACAAAACATTCCTTAAATGTCTCTGTTACTGCCGGAATTGTACTATGGGATTTATTTAAAAAATTGACTATATTTTAA
- a CDS encoding helix-hairpin-helix domain-containing protein has protein sequence MNYIKAILVAFVSQVFIVLNFRAQTVVTNSWEDVIEELSENDEGEELDWENELEELSYRIQEPVNLNNVTKEQLEQFPFLSDLQIENLLAYLYINGQMQTIYELQLVDGMDKETIQYLLPYVCVKPVEKKEPLPSLKDILGKGKNELITRFDIPFYSRKGYESSYLGPSVYHSLRYGFHYKETIYWGFTGEKDAGEPFFALHNQKGYDYYSFYFLLKNIRKLKALALGNYKLSFGQGLVIGSDYMMGKTVSTSTIGTRSSGIRKHSSTDEYNYLSGAAATVGLGDFALSAFYSHRSLDGIATDSVITSINKTGLHRTQKEADRSHLFTTQLMGGNISYSKDNLKIGATGIYYFFDRPYEPQIREYSKYNIRGNRFYNLGIDYKYRWNRFTFVGEAAIGKGGGIATLNTIKYSPSGNYNLMMVHRYYAYNYWAMYGHSFSEGGYVQNENGWYFGADITPFQHWKFFASADFFSFPWLKYGIDRPSSGFDGIMQATYSPFSNLSMYLRYRYKRKDKNYTDADKVKTVRPLHHHSLRYRLSYSVSSRLLVKTTIDYNHLHPQEVKASQGFQFVQMLSYHFRQIPLACEIQGAWFHTDDYASRVYSYEKGMLYSFYIPSFYGIGTHLAFHLRYDIYKNWMVMAKIGQTRYNDRNEIGSGLDIIEGNKKTDAQIQLRYKF, from the coding sequence ATGAATTACATAAAGGCAATCTTAGTTGCTTTTGTTAGTCAAGTATTCATTGTTTTGAATTTTAGAGCACAGACTGTCGTTACTAATTCATGGGAAGATGTTATTGAAGAATTGTCAGAAAATGATGAAGGTGAAGAGCTAGATTGGGAAAATGAATTGGAGGAGCTTTCTTACCGCATACAAGAGCCTGTCAATTTGAATAACGTAACGAAAGAGCAATTGGAACAATTTCCTTTTTTAAGCGATTTGCAGATAGAAAATTTATTGGCCTATCTCTACATTAACGGTCAGATGCAAACGATATATGAATTGCAATTGGTCGATGGTATGGACAAGGAAACCATTCAGTACCTGCTTCCTTATGTTTGTGTAAAACCGGTAGAAAAGAAAGAGCCTCTGCCTTCTCTTAAAGATATCTTAGGAAAAGGTAAAAATGAACTGATTACTCGCTTTGATATTCCGTTTTATAGCAGAAAAGGCTATGAATCTTCTTATCTCGGACCTTCTGTTTATCATTCGTTACGGTATGGTTTTCATTATAAGGAGACTATTTATTGGGGATTTACAGGCGAAAAAGATGCCGGCGAACCTTTTTTTGCTTTGCATAATCAGAAAGGATATGATTATTACTCATTCTATTTTCTTTTGAAAAATATACGTAAACTCAAGGCGCTGGCTTTGGGCAATTACAAACTTAGCTTTGGTCAGGGATTAGTTATCGGTAGCGATTATATGATGGGCAAAACAGTGTCTACATCTACCATCGGGACAAGAAGTTCGGGCATACGAAAACATTCCTCTACAGATGAATATAATTACCTGAGCGGAGCAGCGGCAACTGTCGGACTGGGTGATTTTGCTTTATCTGCCTTTTATTCTCATCGATCGCTGGATGGCATAGCAACGGATAGTGTCATTACGTCAATAAATAAAACAGGATTGCACCGAACTCAAAAAGAAGCAGACCGCAGCCATCTTTTTACCACGCAGTTAATGGGAGGAAATATTTCTTATTCGAAAGATAATTTGAAGATAGGGGCTACAGGTATCTATTATTTTTTCGATCGGCCGTATGAACCTCAAATCAGGGAATATTCCAAATACAACATTCGCGGAAATCGATTCTATAATTTAGGCATAGATTATAAATACAGGTGGAATCGATTTACATTTGTTGGCGAAGCTGCCATTGGAAAAGGGGGAGGAATAGCCACCCTAAATACGATAAAATATTCGCCATCCGGTAATTATAACCTGATGATGGTTCATCGGTATTATGCTTATAATTATTGGGCGATGTATGGGCATTCTTTTTCGGAAGGAGGTTATGTACAAAATGAAAACGGGTGGTATTTCGGAGCCGATATTACTCCGTTTCAGCATTGGAAGTTTTTTGCTTCTGCTGATTTTTTTTCTTTTCCCTGGTTAAAGTATGGCATAGACAGGCCTTCGTCCGGTTTTGACGGTATAATGCAGGCAACCTATTCTCCGTTCTCTAATCTATCAATGTATTTACGCTATCGCTATAAACGCAAGGATAAGAACTATACGGATGCGGATAAAGTAAAAACCGTGCGTCCGCTGCATCATCACAGCTTACGTTACCGGTTATCCTATTCTGTTTCCAGTCGTTTGCTAGTAAAAACAACTATAGATTATAACCACCTTCACCCTCAGGAGGTGAAGGCCAGTCAGGGATTTCAGTTTGTACAGATGCTATCGTATCATTTCCGGCAGATACCGCTGGCGTGCGAAATACAGGGTGCCTGGTTTCATACCGACGACTATGCATCGCGGGTTTATTCGTATGAAAAAGGAATGCTGTATTCATTCTATATACCTTCGTTTTATGGCATAGGCACTCATCTTGCTTTTCATTTACGATACGATATTTATAAAAACTGGATGGTTATGGCAAAAATAGGGCAAACGAGGTACAATGATCGTAATGAGATTGGTTCCGGATTAGATATTATTGAGGGGAATAAGAAGACGGATGCCCAGATACAATTGCGTTATAAGTTCTGA
- a CDS encoding radical SAM protein, with protein sequence MSTVIYPSPIFGPIHSRRLGISLGINLLPADGKVCSFDCIYCECGFNADHRSKSSLPTRVEVRDALTFKLKEMKKVGPVPDVLTFAGNGEPTCHPHFPEIIDDTLILRDTYFPKAKVSVLSNSTFIHRPAVFAALNRVDNNILKLDTVEEDYIRALDRPTSNYSVLAIIDQLKAFKGNCIIQTMFLKGKYKERNMDNTTDKYVLPWLKVVKEIAPRQVMIYTIDRETPDHELQKASSDELDRILALLAEEHIPATASY encoded by the coding sequence ATGTCAACAGTTATTTATCCTTCTCCTATTTTTGGTCCTATTCATTCTCGCCGCCTGGGCATCTCTTTGGGCATTAATTTATTACCGGCCGACGGAAAAGTTTGTTCTTTTGATTGTATTTATTGTGAATGTGGTTTTAATGCGGATCATCGAAGCAAAAGCTCTTTGCCTACCCGTGTGGAAGTGAGGGATGCTTTAACTTTTAAATTGAAAGAGATGAAAAAAGTTGGTCCCGTTCCGGATGTCCTTACCTTTGCCGGCAACGGAGAACCTACCTGCCATCCTCATTTTCCGGAAATAATAGACGATACGTTGATTCTTCGCGATACTTATTTTCCAAAGGCAAAAGTAAGTGTTTTGAGTAACTCCACCTTCATTCATCGTCCGGCAGTCTTCGCTGCACTCAACAGAGTTGATAATAATATATTGAAGCTCGACACGGTAGAGGAAGATTATATTCGTGCTTTGGATCGTCCTACAAGTAACTATTCCGTTTTAGCGATTATTGATCAATTGAAAGCTTTTAAGGGCAATTGCATTATTCAAACCATGTTTCTTAAAGGTAAATATAAGGAGCGCAATATGGATAACACCACCGATAAGTATGTGCTTCCGTGGCTCAAAGTGGTTAAAGAAATAGCTCCTCGTCAGGTGATGATTTATACTATTGACAGGGAAACACCCGATCATGAATTACAAAAAGCATCGTCCGATGAACTTGACAGAATACTTGCTCTGTTGGCCGAAGAGCATATTCCGGCCACTGCGTCGTACTGA
- the leuS gene encoding leucine--tRNA ligase, whose protein sequence is MDYNFREIEKKWQERWVDQKTYQVKEDESKRKFYVLNMFPYPSGAGLHVGHPLGYIASDIYARYKRLQGFNVLNPMGYDAYGLPAEQYAIQTGQHPAITTVNNINRYREQLDKIGFSFDWSRELRTCDPEYYQWTQWAFIRMFNSFYCNDEKKALPIAELIKAFETTGTEGLNVACSEELNFTAQEWKAMNEKQQQEVLMNYRIAYLGNTMVNWCPALGTVLANDEVVDGVSERGGHPVIQRVMRQWCLRVSAYAQRLLDGLNTVEWTESLKETQRNWIGRSEGAEMRFEVKDSDIDFTIFTTRADTIFGVTFMVLAPESELVASLTTAAQKEEVAAYLDRTKKRTELERIADRSVSGVFSGSYAINPLTNEAIPVWISDYVLAGYGTGAIMAVPAHDSRDYAFAKHFGLEIRPLIEGCDISEESFDAKEGIMMNSPRPGAPEGGLVLNGLTIKEAIAKTKEYIKTSGLGHVKVNFRLRDAIFSRQRYWGEPFPVYYKDGMPYMIDESNLPLQLPEVTKFLPTETGEPPLGNATKWAWDEVNKEVVDTKKIDNQTIFPLELNTMPGFAGSSAYYLRYMDPRNKECLVDPKINAYWQNVDLYVGGTEHATGHLIYSRFWNKFLFDLGVTVKEEPFQKLVNQGMIQGRSNFVYRIKDSNTFVSFNLKNQYDVTPIHVDVNIVSNDILDREAFKAWRPEFATAKFILEGNKYICGWAVEKMSKSMFNVVNPDMIVEKYGADTLRMYEMFLGPVEQSKPWDTNGIDGVHRFIRKFWTLFYNRNEEYIVTEESATKEELKSLHKLIKKVTGDIEQFSYNTSVSAFMICINELFTLKCYKKEILEQILILLAPFAPHVSEELWETLGNKTSVCDAQWPVCEEEYLKEDVVNYTISFNGKARFNMEFATDATSDAIQAEVLKDERSQKWIEGKTPKKVIVVPKKIVNIVV, encoded by the coding sequence ATGGACTATAATTTCAGGGAGATTGAAAAGAAGTGGCAGGAGAGATGGGTAGACCAAAAGACGTATCAGGTAAAAGAAGATGAATCGAAACGGAAGTTCTATGTACTGAACATGTTTCCTTACCCTTCGGGCGCCGGACTGCACGTCGGCCATCCGCTGGGATACATTGCTTCTGATATTTATGCCCGCTACAAACGCTTGCAAGGCTTCAACGTACTCAACCCCATGGGTTACGATGCGTACGGACTTCCGGCCGAGCAATATGCTATTCAGACAGGCCAACACCCCGCCATCACTACCGTAAACAATATTAATCGCTACCGCGAACAGTTGGACAAGATAGGGTTTTCTTTCGACTGGAGCCGGGAGCTTCGTACCTGCGACCCTGAATACTATCAATGGACGCAGTGGGCTTTCATTCGCATGTTCAACAGCTTTTACTGTAACGACGAAAAGAAGGCATTGCCCATTGCAGAGCTGATAAAAGCATTCGAGACTACCGGAACGGAAGGGTTGAACGTGGCTTGCAGCGAAGAATTGAACTTCACCGCCCAAGAGTGGAAAGCGATGAACGAAAAACAACAACAGGAAGTGTTGATGAACTACCGCATCGCTTATCTGGGCAACACGATGGTGAACTGGTGTCCGGCTTTGGGCACGGTATTGGCCAATGATGAGGTAGTGGATGGTGTGTCCGAACGTGGCGGTCATCCGGTTATTCAAAGAGTAATGCGCCAGTGGTGCTTGCGTGTATCGGCCTACGCACAGCGCTTGCTCGACGGGCTCAATACCGTTGAGTGGACAGAATCCCTGAAAGAAACGCAACGCAACTGGATAGGTCGTTCGGAAGGTGCCGAAATGCGTTTCGAAGTAAAAGACAGTGATATTGATTTTACCATATTTACCACTCGTGCCGATACCATATTCGGTGTTACCTTCATGGTACTTGCACCCGAAAGTGAACTGGTGGCTTCGCTTACTACCGCTGCTCAAAAAGAGGAAGTGGCTGCTTATCTGGATCGTACCAAGAAGCGTACCGAGCTCGAACGCATTGCCGACCGTAGCGTAAGCGGAGTTTTCTCGGGCAGCTATGCCATCAATCCGTTAACCAATGAAGCCATTCCTGTATGGATCAGTGACTATGTACTGGCCGGATACGGCACCGGAGCCATCATGGCGGTACCTGCCCATGATAGTCGCGACTACGCTTTTGCGAAACACTTCGGTCTCGAAATACGCCCGCTGATAGAGGGTTGCGACATTAGCGAAGAGAGCTTCGACGCCAAAGAAGGAATCATGATGAATTCTCCTCGTCCGGGAGCTCCCGAAGGTGGATTGGTACTCAACGGCTTAACCATAAAAGAAGCCATCGCCAAGACCAAAGAATACATTAAAACAAGCGGATTAGGACATGTAAAAGTAAACTTCCGTTTGCGCGACGCCATATTTTCCCGTCAACGCTACTGGGGGGAACCGTTTCCTGTATATTACAAAGACGGCATGCCCTACATGATAGACGAAAGCAACCTTCCGTTGCAACTTCCCGAAGTAACCAAATTCCTGCCTACAGAAACAGGAGAACCGCCATTGGGAAATGCCACCAAATGGGCTTGGGACGAGGTTAACAAAGAAGTGGTCGATACAAAAAAGATAGATAACCAAACAATATTTCCGCTGGAACTCAACACCATGCCCGGATTTGCCGGTTCATCGGCCTACTACCTGCGCTACATGGATCCACGTAATAAAGAGTGCCTGGTCGATCCAAAAATCAATGCGTACTGGCAGAATGTGGATCTTTATGTAGGCGGCACGGAACATGCCACAGGGCACCTTATCTACTCTCGCTTCTGGAACAAATTTCTTTTCGATCTTGGCGTAACAGTGAAAGAAGAACCCTTCCAAAAGCTGGTTAACCAAGGGATGATTCAGGGACGCAGTAACTTTGTCTATCGCATTAAAGACAGCAATACTTTCGTTTCATTCAATCTGAAAAATCAGTACGACGTCACTCCTATTCATGTAGACGTAAACATCGTATCCAATGATATACTCGATCGCGAAGCCTTCAAGGCCTGGCGCCCCGAATTTGCCACAGCCAAATTTATATTGGAGGGCAATAAATACATCTGCGGATGGGCCGTTGAGAAGATGAGTAAATCCATGTTCAACGTGGTTAATCCCGACATGATCGTAGAGAAATACGGTGCCGATACCTTACGCATGTACGAAATGTTTCTCGGCCCTGTAGAGCAATCCAAACCTTGGGACACAAACGGTATTGACGGCGTGCATCGTTTCATCCGTAAGTTTTGGACACTCTTTTACAATAGAAACGAAGAATACATAGTAACGGAAGAATCTGCCACCAAAGAAGAATTGAAATCTCTGCACAAACTGATAAAGAAGGTAACCGGAGACATCGAACAGTTCTCCTACAATACCTCCGTTAGTGCCTTTATGATTTGCATAAACGAACTCTTCACTTTAAAGTGTTATAAGAAAGAGATTCTGGAACAGATCCTTATTCTTCTCGCTCCTTTTGCTCCCCATGTAAGCGAAGAACTCTGGGAAACTCTGGGAAACAAAACCTCTGTTTGTGATGCTCAATGGCCTGTTTGCGAAGAAGAGTATCTCAAGGAAGATGTAGTTAATTATACCATTTCTTTCAACGGAAAAGCACGCTTCAACATGGAATTTGCAACCGATGCCACGAGTGATGCCATACAAGCCGAAGTGCTGAAAGACGAACGTTCGCAGAAATGGATCGAAGGAAAAACACCCAAAAAGGTTATCGTTGTTCCTAAGAAAATAGTCAATATAGTCGTTTAA
- a CDS encoding DUF4294 domain-containing protein, translated as MKRWLNILIFISIVLLQHSLCKGQENKKNIGFLVPVCVYEGDTIPWIQLRDVYIFKPLNFKNDRERKEYYRLIYNVKKTLPISRKINQTIIETYEYLETLPDEKAKQKHIKRVEKGLKEQYSAQMKKLSFTQGKLLIKLVDRESNQTSYELVKAFMGPFKAGLYQAFAGLFGASLKKQYDAQGEDKLTERVVLLVENGQL; from the coding sequence ATGAAAAGATGGCTTAATATACTAATATTCATTTCAATAGTTCTTCTGCAACACTCTTTATGCAAAGGGCAGGAGAATAAAAAAAATATTGGCTTTCTTGTTCCTGTGTGTGTTTACGAAGGAGACACTATTCCATGGATACAATTAAGAGACGTGTACATATTCAAACCGCTGAATTTTAAAAACGATAGAGAAAGAAAAGAGTATTACCGCCTTATATATAACGTAAAAAAAACACTTCCTATCTCCAGAAAAATTAACCAGACTATTATTGAAACATACGAATATCTGGAAACTCTTCCCGACGAAAAAGCGAAGCAAAAGCACATTAAACGGGTAGAGAAAGGTTTGAAAGAGCAGTATTCCGCACAAATGAAAAAATTATCTTTTACGCAGGGAAAATTACTAATTAAACTGGTAGACAGAGAATCGAACCAGACTTCATACGAATTGGTAAAAGCTTTTATGGGGCCGTTCAAAGCCGGATTGTATCAGGCCTTTGCCGGATTATTTGGTGCCAGCCTTAAAAAACAATACGATGCTCAGGGAGAAGATAAACTGACCGAACGTGTTGTTTTGTTAGTAGAAAACGGCCAGCTCTGA
- a CDS encoding non-canonical purine NTP diphosphatase, with translation MKKKLVFATNNLHKLEEVLLILGDKVDLLSLKDIHCDTDIPETADTLEGNALLKAEYVYNNYVMNCFGDDTGLEIEALNNEPGVYSARYAGEDKNSEANMQKVLRLLEGKENRKAQFRTAISLILDGKQYLFEGIIKGKIIREKRGEAGFGYDPIFVPEGYDQTFAELGTNVKNQISHRAQAINKLCEFLRSI, from the coding sequence ATGAAGAAGAAGCTCGTTTTTGCCACCAATAATCTCCATAAGCTCGAAGAAGTATTGCTCATTTTAGGCGATAAAGTAGATCTCCTCAGCCTGAAAGATATCCATTGCGATACGGATATCCCCGAAACAGCCGATACTCTTGAAGGAAACGCTTTACTCAAGGCAGAGTATGTATATAACAACTATGTAATGAATTGCTTTGGTGACGATACCGGATTGGAAATAGAGGCTTTAAACAACGAACCGGGCGTTTATTCGGCCCGTTATGCAGGTGAGGACAAGAACTCGGAGGCCAACATGCAAAAAGTGCTTCGTTTGCTCGAAGGAAAAGAAAATAGAAAAGCACAGTTCCGCACTGCCATATCGCTTATTCTGGATGGAAAACAATATCTTTTCGAAGGCATTATAAAAGGAAAAATAATCAGGGAGAAGAGGGGAGAAGCAGGATTCGGTTACGATCCTATCTTTGTACCCGAAGGTTACGATCAAACATTTGCCGAACTGGGAACGAACGTAAAAAACCAAATCAGCCACCGGGCACAAGCCATAAACAAACTTTGCGAGTTCTTACGTTCCATTTAA
- a CDS encoding YitT family protein — MVKPLKSDVLRESKDYILITFGLICYAFGWSAFLLPYQITTGGVTGISAIIYYASGIPIQYSYFIINAVLMTFAIRILGPKFSIKTTYAIFCLTFLLWFFQQIVGNTQIIGPGQDFMACVIGATLCGIGLGVVFTNNGSTGGTDIIAAVVNKYRDVTFGRMILYCDVVIISSCYFVFNDWRRVVFGFVTLVVISYVLDLIVNSARQSVQFLIFSKEYQQIADHIISDTHRGVTVLDGTGWYSKNHVKVLVVLAKKNQSIRIFRLVKDIDPDAFISQSSVIGVYGEGFDRIKVK, encoded by the coding sequence ATGGTCAAGCCTTTAAAATCAGATGTCTTGAGAGAATCAAAAGATTATATTCTCATCACCTTCGGATTAATATGCTACGCATTTGGCTGGTCGGCTTTCCTGCTTCCCTATCAAATAACCACCGGAGGAGTAACAGGTATTTCCGCCATCATTTATTATGCCAGCGGCATTCCTATTCAATACAGTTACTTCATTATTAATGCAGTCTTGATGACTTTTGCCATCAGAATATTAGGCCCCAAATTTAGCATAAAAACAACATATGCCATTTTTTGCCTCACATTCTTATTGTGGTTCTTTCAGCAAATAGTAGGCAACACACAGATTATCGGCCCCGGACAAGACTTTATGGCCTGCGTCATTGGTGCTACGCTTTGTGGCATTGGATTAGGTGTTGTATTTACCAACAATGGAAGCACAGGTGGAACAGATATTATTGCAGCAGTAGTAAACAAATATCGTGATGTTACCTTCGGAAGAATGATTCTTTATTGCGATGTGGTTATTATTTCTTCCTGCTATTTTGTTTTCAACGACTGGAGAAGGGTAGTGTTTGGTTTCGTTACGTTGGTTGTTATCAGCTACGTGCTCGATCTTATTGTTAATAGTGCCCGCCAATCCGTTCAGTTTCTTATATTTTCAAAAGAATATCAACAAATAGCCGATCACATCATATCCGATACTCATCGCGGAGTAACCGTTCTGGATGGCACTGGATGGTATAGCAAAAATCATGTAAAAGTATTGGTTGTTTTAGCTAAAAAAAACCAGTCCATACGAATATTCCGTTTGGTCAAAGACATTGATCCCGATGCTTTTATTTCTCAAAGTTCCGTAATCGGCGTATATGGCGAAGGATTCGATCGCATAAAAGTAAAATAA
- the nadA gene encoding quinolinate synthase NadA, producing MKREEWLKKGFVDEPIDKSIDLKAAINKLKKEKNAIILAHYYQKGEIQDIADYVGDSLALAQWAAKTTADIIVLCGVHFMGETAKVLCPDKKVLVPDLNAGCSLADSCLADEFEQFVKEHAGYTVISYVNTTAAVKAVTDIVVTSTNAKQIVESFPKDEKIIFGPDRNLGNYINSITNRNMLLWDGACHVHEQFSVEKIMELKAQYPDAIILAHPECKSVILKLADVIGSTAALLKYAVNSSEQRFIVATESGILHEMQKKCPQKTFIPAPPNDSTCACNECNFMRLNSLEKLYNCLKYEFPEIEVDAEIAKKAVVPIQRMLDISKKLGL from the coding sequence ATGAAGAGAGAAGAGTGGTTAAAAAAAGGTTTTGTAGATGAACCTATTGATAAAAGCATCGATTTGAAAGCAGCTATTAATAAGTTGAAAAAGGAGAAGAATGCTATAATACTGGCGCACTATTATCAGAAAGGTGAAATTCAAGATATTGCCGATTATGTAGGAGACAGTTTAGCTTTGGCTCAGTGGGCTGCTAAAACAACTGCAGACATTATTGTATTATGCGGTGTTCATTTTATGGGAGAAACGGCAAAAGTACTTTGTCCCGATAAAAAGGTATTGGTACCCGATTTGAATGCAGGTTGTTCATTAGCCGATAGCTGTCTGGCAGATGAGTTTGAACAGTTTGTCAAAGAGCACGCCGGATATACCGTTATATCATACGTAAACACAACGGCTGCGGTAAAAGCAGTTACCGATATAGTCGTTACTTCTACTAATGCGAAACAAATAGTAGAAAGCTTTCCCAAAGATGAGAAAATAATTTTCGGACCCGATAGGAATCTGGGTAATTATATTAACTCAATTACGAATCGTAACATGTTGCTGTGGGATGGTGCCTGTCATGTGCACGAACAGTTTTCGGTAGAAAAGATAATGGAACTGAAAGCTCAATATCCAGATGCAATAATACTTGCACATCCAGAATGCAAGAGTGTTATACTTAAATTAGCTGATGTGATTGGCTCTACGGCTGCCTTGTTGAAATATGCAGTGAACAGCAGTGAACAACGTTTTATTGTGGCAACGGAATCGGGCATCTTACATGAAATGCAAAAGAAATGCCCGCAGAAGACGTTTATTCCTGCTCCACCAAACGATAGTACCTGTGCCTGTAATGAGTGTAACTTTATGCGTTTAAACAGCTTAGAGAAGCTTTATAACTGTTTGAAGTATGAGTTTCCTGAAATAGAAGTCGATGCGGAGATTGCAAAGAAAGCGGTGGTTCCGATACAACGGATGCTTGATATCTCTAAAAAACTAGGTTTATAA